The Winogradskyella schleiferi genome has a window encoding:
- a CDS encoding pyruvate carboxylase, translated as MKIKKILVANRSEIAIRVLRACAELNIATVAIYTYEDRYSQHRNKADESYQIGEDNAPLKPYLDIEEIVALAKEKNVDAIHPGYGFLSENSEFARRCAENDIIFIGPDPEVMDALGDKITAKQIAVKCNVPIIESNKKSLTSLKIAISEANSIGYPLMLKAASGGGGRGMRVVRNNSDLEQNFDSARNEALNAFGDDTMFLEKYVENPKHIEVQIVADRHGNIRHLFERDCSVQRRHQKVVEVAPSYNVPQNVKDALYKYAVAITSEVNYNNIGTVEFLVDQQDNIYFIEVNPRIQVEHTVTEMVTGIDLVKTQIFIAGGYKLSDQQIKIYEQASIETNGFALQCRLTTEDPENNFTPDYGNITTYRSASGMGIRLDAGSIYQGYNVSPFFDSMLVKVSAQGRTLDGAVRKMVRALKEFRIRGVKTNIHFLQNVILHDTFKAGKVTVNFIQNTPSLFEIKLPQDRTSKAVNFLAEVIVNGNSDVTNIDKDKVFRTAKVPKYKRSDAFPKGTKDSLTELGPEAFCQWLMDDKKIHYTDTTMRDAHQSLLATRMRSYDMLKVAESFAKNHPNTFSMEVWGGATFDVCLRFLHESPWTRLRELRKAVPNILFQMLLRGSNGVGYKAYPDNLIEKFVEKSWENGVDIFRIFDSLNWIKAMEPSINYVRNNTHGIAQAAISYTGDILDPKETKYNLKYYTQLAKDLENAGAHMIAIKDMAGLLKPYAATELVSALKDTLNIPVHLHTHDTSSLQTATYLKAIEAGVDVVDVALGGLSGLTSQPNFNSVVEMMKGQERAHDFDMNSLNQFSNYWEDTREMYYPFESGLKAGTAEVYQHEIPGGQYSNLRPQAIALGLGDRFDEVKKMYAQVNAMFGNLIKVTPSSKVVGDMAIFMVTNNLTPDDVMERGDSISFPESVINFFKGDLGQPVGGFPKKLQKIILKNRDAYTDRPNAHLEPVDFTKEYADFKKKFQQGFTRAIEMEDFLSYMLYPKVFEKAHENYKRYGNVALIPTKDFFFGMKRQEETNITLEPGKTIIVKLLSVSYPNDEGMRTVFFKVNGENRFVEIFDTSLNIKKVENVKINPEDSNQIGAPLQGSLYKVLVKKGTKVKEDDPLFVIEAMKMETTVTAHKSGKVKSITLNEGSMVKQDDLIVTFE; from the coding sequence ATGAAAATCAAAAAAATATTAGTTGCCAATCGAAGTGAAATTGCCATTCGTGTTTTAAGGGCGTGTGCAGAACTTAATATTGCTACAGTTGCTATTTACACTTACGAAGATCGCTATTCGCAACATAGAAATAAGGCTGACGAGTCCTATCAAATTGGCGAGGACAACGCACCACTAAAACCTTATCTGGATATTGAAGAAATTGTGGCATTGGCAAAAGAAAAAAATGTAGATGCTATACATCCTGGTTATGGTTTTTTATCCGAGAATTCTGAATTCGCAAGACGATGTGCCGAAAACGACATCATTTTCATAGGTCCCGATCCTGAAGTTATGGATGCACTAGGTGATAAAATTACTGCTAAACAAATTGCTGTAAAATGTAACGTTCCAATAATTGAAAGTAACAAAAAAAGCCTTACGTCTTTAAAAATCGCTATTTCTGAAGCTAATTCCATTGGTTACCCGTTGATGCTAAAAGCCGCTTCTGGAGGTGGAGGTCGTGGTATGCGTGTGGTTCGAAATAACTCAGATTTAGAACAAAATTTTGATTCAGCACGAAATGAAGCTTTAAACGCTTTTGGCGATGATACCATGTTTTTAGAAAAGTATGTTGAAAACCCAAAACATATTGAAGTTCAGATTGTAGCAGACAGACATGGCAATATTCGTCATCTTTTTGAACGTGATTGTTCAGTGCAACGTCGTCATCAAAAAGTAGTCGAAGTCGCACCTTCTTATAACGTACCCCAAAACGTAAAAGATGCGCTTTACAAATATGCGGTAGCCATCACTTCAGAAGTCAACTATAACAACATAGGAACAGTTGAATTTTTAGTCGACCAACAAGACAATATCTATTTTATTGAAGTCAACCCTAGAATTCAAGTTGAGCATACCGTTACCGAAATGGTTACTGGTATAGACTTGGTTAAGACACAAATATTCATTGCTGGTGGCTACAAATTATCTGACCAACAAATAAAAATTTACGAACAAGCCTCTATAGAAACCAATGGTTTTGCGTTACAATGTCGATTAACCACCGAAGATCCAGAAAACAATTTCACACCAGATTATGGAAATATCACAACCTATAGAAGTGCCTCAGGAATGGGAATTCGTTTGGACGCTGGCAGCATATATCAAGGCTATAATGTAAGCCCATTTTTCGATTCTATGCTCGTGAAAGTTTCTGCTCAAGGACGAACACTCGATGGAGCCGTTAGAAAAATGGTACGTGCCTTAAAAGAGTTTAGAATTAGAGGTGTAAAAACCAATATTCATTTTCTGCAGAATGTGATTTTACATGACACGTTCAAAGCGGGAAAAGTAACCGTGAATTTCATCCAGAATACACCTTCTTTATTCGAAATAAAACTGCCACAAGACCGAACTTCAAAGGCTGTTAATTTCCTTGCCGAAGTTATAGTCAATGGAAATTCAGACGTTACAAACATCGATAAAGACAAAGTATTTAGAACAGCAAAAGTTCCAAAGTACAAACGATCGGATGCATTTCCCAAAGGCACTAAAGATTCACTGACTGAACTTGGTCCAGAAGCCTTTTGCCAATGGTTAATGGATGATAAAAAAATACATTATACGGATACAACGATGCGAGATGCACACCAATCCCTTTTGGCCACACGTATGCGAAGTTACGACATGTTGAAAGTGGCTGAAAGTTTTGCAAAAAACCATCCCAATACCTTTAGCATGGAAGTTTGGGGAGGCGCAACTTTTGATGTGTGTTTACGTTTTCTGCATGAAAGTCCATGGACACGATTAAGGGAATTGCGTAAAGCAGTACCGAATATATTGTTTCAAATGTTGTTACGTGGCTCAAATGGTGTGGGCTATAAAGCCTATCCAGATAATTTGATTGAAAAATTCGTCGAAAAATCTTGGGAGAATGGTGTTGATATTTTTAGAATTTTCGACTCACTGAACTGGATAAAAGCCATGGAACCAAGTATTAATTATGTGAGAAACAACACACATGGCATTGCCCAAGCTGCCATCAGTTATACAGGCGATATTTTGGACCCAAAAGAAACCAAATACAATCTAAAATATTATACACAACTCGCCAAGGATTTGGAAAATGCTGGTGCCCACATGATCGCTATAAAAGATATGGCAGGATTGCTTAAGCCTTACGCAGCTACAGAATTGGTTTCTGCACTTAAAGATACGTTGAACATTCCTGTTCATTTGCATACCCATGACACCTCTTCTTTACAAACTGCCACCTATTTAAAAGCGATTGAAGCTGGTGTTGATGTCGTTGATGTCGCCCTTGGTGGACTTTCTGGACTCACTTCACAACCGAATTTTAATAGCGTTGTTGAAATGATGAAAGGCCAAGAACGCGCACATGATTTTGATATGAATTCCTTAAATCAGTTTTCAAATTATTGGGAAGATACACGCGAAATGTATTATCCATTTGAATCTGGTTTAAAAGCTGGAACTGCAGAAGTGTATCAACATGAAATTCCGGGTGGTCAATATTCAAATTTACGACCACAAGCCATTGCCTTAGGTTTAGGAGATCGCTTTGACGAGGTTAAAAAAATGTATGCTCAGGTCAATGCCATGTTCGGCAATTTAATTAAAGTGACTCCAAGTTCTAAGGTCGTTGGAGATATGGCTATCTTTATGGTAACCAACAATTTAACACCAGATGATGTGATGGAACGCGGCGATTCCATTTCGTTTCCAGAATCGGTGATTAATTTCTTTAAAGGCGATTTAGGACAACCTGTTGGAGGCTTTCCGAAGAAACTACAAAAAATTATACTCAAAAATAGAGACGCTTACACAGACCGACCAAATGCGCATTTAGAACCTGTGGATTTCACAAAAGAATATGCGGATTTTAAAAAGAAATTCCAACAAGGCTTTACAAGGGCTATTGAAATGGAAGATTTTTTATCCTATATGCTCTATCCAAAAGTTTTTGAAAAAGCTCATGAAAACTATAAGCGTTACGGTAATGTTGCCTTGATTCCAACCAAAGATTTCTTCTTCGGCATGAAACGTCAAGAGGAAACAAACATAACATTGGAGCCTGGAAAAACAATTATTGTAAAATTACTTTCAGTAAGTTACCCTAATGATGAAGGCATGCGAACCGTATTCTTTAAAGTGAATGGTGAAAACCGCTTTGTTGAAATTTTTGATACGTCTTTGAATATTAAAAAGGTAGAAAATGTAAAAATAAATCCCGAAGATAGCAATCAAATAGGTGCGCCTTTACAAGGGTCGCTTTATAAAGTTTTAGTTAAAAAAGGCACAAAAGTCAAAGAAGATGATCCTTTGTTTGTCATTGAAGCCATGAAAATGGAAACGACTGTAACGGCTCATAAATCTGGAAAAGTAAAATCGATTACTTTAAATGAAGGAAGTATGGTTAAACAGGATGATTTGATTGTTACCTTTGAGTGA
- the rlmF gene encoding 23S rRNA (adenine(1618)-N(6))-methyltransferase RlmF: MEKKKEHPKVKSELHPRSQHRERYNFKKLIKSSPKLAAYVAPNKYGDESIDFFNPDAVKALNKALLIHHYGLQYWDIPKHYLCPPIPGRADYIHNIADLLKGNGSEIPKGKHIKGLDIGVGANCIYPIIGQHEYGWSFIGSDTDETAIANAKEIEQRNSSLKSTLEIRRQEKSNDFFYNILKPEEKVDFTICNPPFHSSAEEAQKASLKKQKNLKGKRPNKALLNFGGQHNELWTKGGEARFVKDMIYESKHFGKQCLWFTSLISKETTLKPTYKILQKVNATDVKTIEMGQGQKVSRFIAWTFLTDDEHKDWRNERW, translated from the coding sequence TTGGAAAAGAAAAAAGAACACCCTAAAGTAAAATCAGAACTTCACCCTAGAAGTCAGCATAGAGAACGTTATAATTTTAAAAAACTCATTAAGAGCTCTCCAAAATTGGCTGCGTATGTGGCGCCAAATAAATATGGAGATGAGTCTATCGATTTTTTTAATCCTGATGCGGTGAAAGCGTTAAACAAGGCGTTATTAATTCATCATTATGGCTTACAATATTGGGATATCCCTAAACATTATCTGTGTCCACCAATTCCTGGTCGTGCAGATTACATCCATAATATTGCTGACCTTTTAAAAGGCAATGGTTCCGAAATTCCGAAAGGCAAGCACATTAAAGGCTTGGATATTGGTGTTGGTGCTAATTGTATTTACCCAATTATTGGCCAGCACGAATATGGTTGGTCATTTATAGGCAGTGACACAGATGAAACAGCGATTGCTAATGCTAAAGAAATTGAACAGCGAAATTCCAGTTTAAAGTCGACTTTGGAAATTAGACGCCAAGAAAAATCCAATGACTTTTTCTACAACATATTAAAACCGGAAGAAAAAGTGGATTTTACAATTTGTAACCCTCCTTTTCATTCATCTGCCGAAGAAGCTCAAAAAGCAAGTTTAAAAAAACAGAAAAACCTTAAGGGCAAAAGACCAAACAAAGCACTTTTAAATTTTGGTGGACAACATAACGAACTTTGGACTAAAGGCGGTGAAGCGCGTTTTGTAAAAGACATGATTTACGAAAGCAAGCATTTTGGAAAACAATGCTTATGGTTTACGAGTTTAATTTCGAAAGAAACCACCCTAAAACCGACCTATAAAATTTTACAAAAAGTAAATGCAACCGACGTTAAAACGATTGAAATGGGACAAGGGCAAAAAGTCAGCCGATTCATTGCTTGGACGTTTTTGACTGATGATGAGCATAAGGATTGGAGAAATGAACGTTGGTAA
- a CDS encoding MOSC domain-containing protein has protein sequence MKVISTNIAQPTKFLWNGEEVTTGIYKKPTDVPIYLGKDEVRGDEVSDRKVHGGEFKAGYLFSSNHYPYWQELYPHLDWTYGMLGENLTIEDLDEKQLFIGDIYKLGKALVQITQPREPCFKFAYKFGSESVLQQFIDHGYSGTYIRVLEEGNVKTGDSFNLVERSKDSVSIFHFFELLYAKNKNMDHIRLVLDNDALPLSLKKRLKFFLQ, from the coding sequence ATGAAAGTCATTTCCACCAACATAGCACAACCCACCAAATTCCTTTGGAATGGCGAAGAGGTTACAACTGGTATTTATAAAAAGCCAACTGACGTTCCAATATATTTAGGAAAAGATGAAGTAAGAGGTGATGAAGTTTCAGACCGAAAGGTTCATGGCGGTGAATTTAAAGCAGGCTATTTATTTTCTTCAAATCATTATCCGTATTGGCAAGAATTATATCCTCACTTAGATTGGACCTATGGTATGCTAGGCGAAAACTTAACGATTGAAGATTTAGACGAGAAACAATTATTTATTGGAGATATTTACAAATTAGGTAAGGCTTTGGTACAAATCACGCAGCCTCGAGAACCTTGTTTTAAATTCGCTTATAAATTTGGTTCAGAAAGTGTCTTACAACAATTTATAGACCATGGTTATTCTGGAACTTATATCCGTGTTTTAGAAGAAGGTAATGTCAAAACTGGAGATTCTTTTAACTTAGTTGAACGTTCTAAAGATAGCGTTTCTATTTTTCATTTTTTTGAATTGCTTTATGCTAAAAATAAGAACATGGATCACATTCGTCTAGTACTTGACAATGACGCTTTACCTCTAAGTTTAAAAAAACGTTTAAAGTTTTTTCTCCAATAA
- a CDS encoding class I SAM-dependent methyltransferase: MSTKYNQIGINYNQTRKADPYLTEQLVKHLNPKKEGLYLDIGCGTGNYTNALHNKGFHFIGIDPSIEMLQKAQAKNPAIDWKIGSAEKTDLPQKSIDGILATLTIHHWTNLTRAFSELAYILKPAGKIVIFTSTPNQMKGYWLNHYFPKMLKDSITQMPSLEAVENAMQLSNLKITKTETYSIKPNLKDQFLYCGKQNPELYFDESIRHGISSFSALANIEEVEKGLTALRKDIDNGKIDEIIKSYANELGDYLYIIGELA; this comes from the coding sequence ATGTCAACCAAATACAACCAAATAGGAATCAATTACAACCAAACCAGAAAAGCAGATCCGTATTTGACGGAACAATTAGTAAAACATCTCAATCCGAAAAAAGAGGGTTTGTATTTGGATATTGGTTGTGGCACTGGTAATTATACGAATGCACTTCATAATAAAGGGTTTCATTTTATTGGAATAGATCCCTCAATCGAAATGCTTCAAAAAGCACAAGCCAAAAACCCAGCTATCGATTGGAAAATTGGTTCCGCTGAAAAAACAGATTTACCTCAAAAAAGTATCGATGGAATTTTAGCAACTTTGACAATTCATCATTGGACCAATTTGACAAGAGCATTTTCAGAATTAGCCTATATTTTAAAACCTGCTGGTAAAATTGTCATTTTTACTTCTACTCCAAATCAAATGAAGGGTTATTGGCTCAATCATTATTTCCCGAAAATGTTAAAAGATTCCATAACCCAAATGCCATCACTTGAAGCTGTTGAAAATGCGATGCAACTTTCAAATTTAAAAATTACAAAGACCGAAACCTACAGTATAAAACCCAATTTGAAAGATCAGTTTTTGTACTGTGGCAAACAAAACCCAGAATTGTATTTTGACGAAAGTATAAGACATGGTATTTCATCTTTTAGTGCTTTGGCTAATATTGAGGAAGTTGAAAAAGGTTTAACCGCATTACGAAAAGATATTGACAACGGAAAAATAGATGAGATTATAAAATCTTACGCAAATGAATTGGGCGATTACCTATACATCATAGGAGAATTGGCTTAG
- a CDS encoding DEAD/DEAH box helicase, protein MSFKDLHLIKPLLKAIEASGYVDPTLVQQRSIPLVLEGKDVIVSAQTGTGKTAAFALPILQQLFDKQDAPKKGKKIRALIVSPTRELAVQIQQNFKTYAQYTNLRSLVVFGGASIEPQIDVLKKGVDILVATPGRLLDLHKQDYINLDYIETFVLDEADLMLAMGFIDDIKKIERLCPEDKQTLLFSATIPYKIEELAKTILKNPERIDVTPTKSVAQDVSQVLYYVPKRNKIELCLHLMRNTIKGNVLIFRRTKFGVNKLEQTLLKNGYTVDSIHGDKAQSERQNALNKFKNGYVKVLIATDVAARGIDINELDNVFNFDMPNVPETYVHRIGRTGRAGNIGIAYSMCSSDEKSYVKTIEQSINVQIPVETEHPYPLDPKAKPIVHKKKGSKYKKGRKSEASKKKKKRWY, encoded by the coding sequence ATGTCATTCAAAGACTTACACCTCATAAAACCATTACTAAAAGCGATTGAAGCTTCAGGTTATGTTGATCCCACGTTGGTACAGCAACGTTCTATTCCTTTAGTTTTAGAAGGTAAAGATGTCATTGTTTCTGCGCAAACAGGCACAGGAAAAACTGCGGCTTTTGCCCTACCTATTTTACAGCAACTTTTTGATAAACAAGATGCACCAAAAAAAGGCAAGAAAATAAGAGCCTTGATTGTGAGTCCTACGCGGGAATTGGCAGTACAGATTCAACAAAATTTTAAAACCTATGCTCAGTACACTAATCTGCGTTCTCTGGTTGTTTTTGGTGGAGCATCCATAGAACCTCAAATTGATGTGCTAAAAAAAGGTGTTGATATACTGGTCGCAACACCTGGTCGCCTACTCGATTTACATAAACAAGATTATATCAATCTCGATTATATCGAAACCTTCGTTTTAGATGAAGCCGATTTAATGTTGGCTATGGGTTTTATTGATGATATTAAAAAAATCGAACGTCTTTGTCCTGAGGACAAGCAAACCTTATTATTTTCGGCCACCATTCCTTATAAAATAGAGGAATTGGCAAAAACCATTCTTAAAAATCCTGAGCGTATTGATGTGACTCCGACAAAATCGGTTGCTCAAGATGTGAGTCAGGTGTTGTATTACGTCCCTAAACGCAACAAAATTGAGTTGTGTTTACATTTAATGCGAAATACGATAAAAGGCAATGTTCTTATTTTTAGACGTACCAAATTTGGGGTTAATAAACTAGAACAGACCTTACTTAAAAACGGCTATACCGTTGATAGTATTCATGGCGACAAAGCGCAAAGTGAACGGCAAAATGCTTTGAATAAATTCAAAAATGGCTATGTAAAAGTCTTAATTGCTACAGATGTTGCGGCTCGTGGAATTGATATTAACGAACTCGATAACGTCTTTAATTTTGATATGCCAAATGTACCAGAAACTTACGTTCATAGGATTGGTAGAACTGGTCGTGCTGGAAATATAGGAATAGCGTATTCCATGTGTTCTTCTGACGAGAAAAGTTATGTAAAAACTATTGAACAATCCATTAATGTTCAAATTCCTGTTGAAACTGAACACCCTTATCCTTTAGATCCAAAAGCGAAACCGATAGTGCATAAAAAGAAAGGGAGTAAGTATAAAAAAGGTCGTAAAAGCGAGGCTTCCAAAAAGAAGAAGAAACGCTGGTACTGA
- a CDS encoding META domain-containing protein yields the protein MTIFKSFAILSLILMMSSCGSTKHTTATYWVNSAKVYCDAGLGKAKCLQVTKADDHENADWSNFYSTINGFTFEPGFLQKIEVTETELDAKEVPADASSIQYDLVEVLEKKSDPKMAIHDIWVATHINGEEIAKTNAPTLEINTTEMRVFGFNGCNNYNGQIKSIKSNTIEFGAIATTRKMCADMTISDRYDKALNETASYKKDGLTLILLNTDGNEILRFKKVD from the coding sequence ATGACCATATTTAAATCATTCGCAATTCTTTCATTAATCCTTATGATGTCTTCTTGTGGCTCCACAAAACATACAACAGCAACCTATTGGGTCAACAGCGCAAAAGTATATTGTGATGCTGGCTTAGGAAAAGCAAAATGCCTGCAAGTCACAAAAGCAGACGACCACGAAAACGCAGATTGGTCTAATTTTTATTCAACAATAAATGGCTTCACTTTTGAACCTGGATTTCTTCAAAAAATTGAAGTAACAGAAACAGAATTGGATGCAAAAGAGGTGCCGGCTGATGCGTCTTCAATTCAATACGATCTTGTTGAAGTATTAGAAAAGAAATCAGATCCAAAAATGGCAATTCACGATATTTGGGTGGCAACACATATTAACGGCGAAGAAATTGCCAAAACCAATGCGCCAACGCTTGAAATAAACACTACAGAAATGCGAGTTTTTGGATTCAATGGTTGCAATAATTACAATGGACAGATTAAATCGATAAAATCGAACACTATTGAATTTGGTGCCATTGCTACCACAAGAAAAATGTGTGCTGACATGACGATTTCAGATCGTTACGATAAGGCTCTCAACGAAACAGCAAGCTACAAAAAAGACGGATTAACTTTAATTCTGCTGAATACAGATGGAAATGAAATATTACGTTTTAAGAAAGTGGATTAA
- a CDS encoding outer membrane beta-barrel protein has protein sequence MKQKILFILLTCLFTQLYSQVNTIDFQLALGPTLSVPKTSELTNSNVSGSPEIKSSINIGVFILPSINYSISEKSSIDFGIGYYLDRFSIEDKIGYVTYKGNRNIHQIQTPINFNFHFGNDKSYQFGIGTFANFTVSAKEKGDSNVDSSRIDFIDPNDPLVYNNISIDYEKDLKDNYNSVSFGAFLQLKKSITFSSSKKGFVLLKINQYIKAIKNNDTNSDISQYVEFKNEKEPMTVNLGVGLIL, from the coding sequence ATGAAACAAAAAATTTTATTTATACTTCTAACCTGTTTATTTACCCAATTATATTCACAAGTTAATACTATAGATTTTCAATTAGCTCTAGGACCAACATTATCTGTTCCAAAAACTAGTGAGCTAACCAATTCAAACGTTTCTGGTAGTCCAGAAATAAAATCGTCCATAAATATCGGTGTTTTTATATTACCAAGCATAAACTATTCTATAAGCGAAAAAAGCTCAATAGATTTTGGTATTGGGTATTATCTGGATAGATTTTCAATTGAAGATAAAATAGGATATGTGACCTACAAAGGAAATAGGAATATACACCAAATTCAAACACCTATAAATTTCAACTTTCATTTCGGAAATGACAAATCTTATCAGTTCGGAATTGGAACATTTGCAAATTTTACAGTTTCAGCAAAAGAAAAAGGCGATAGCAATGTGGATTCATCAAGAATCGATTTCATTGACCCAAACGACCCACTTGTCTATAATAATATCTCTATTGACTATGAAAAAGACCTCAAGGATAATTATAATTCTGTAAGTTTTGGAGCTTTCTTACAATTAAAGAAAAGCATAACTTTTTCTTCCAGTAAAAAAGGATTCGTTCTTTTAAAAATTAACCAATACATCAAAGCTATTAAGAATAACGATACGAATTCTGATATTAGTCAATATGTGGAATTTAAGAATGAAAAAGAACCGATGACTGTTAATCTTGGAGTTGGTCTCATATTATAA
- a CDS encoding RNA polymerase sigma factor: MTTNDDHILINAIKNGDTNAYAQLVDLYKDLVYTLALRMLKHREEAEEVAQDAFVKVFKSLDNFKGDSKFSTWIYKVTYNTCLDRIKKNKKYLNNVAIDEFTFNKLDVIDNALENMIMNEKQALIRNCVAELPEETSALLTLFYFEDLSLDEISQITNIEANTLKVKLFRARKKLAVILEQYLQPESRLNYGKG, translated from the coding sequence ATGACCACCAACGACGACCACATACTAATCAACGCTATTAAAAATGGCGATACAAATGCGTATGCACAGTTAGTGGATCTGTATAAGGATTTGGTTTATACTTTGGCCTTACGTATGTTAAAACATCGTGAAGAGGCAGAGGAAGTGGCACAAGATGCGTTTGTAAAAGTTTTTAAGTCATTGGATAATTTTAAAGGTGACTCTAAATTTTCGACATGGATTTATAAAGTGACCTATAATACCTGTTTGGATCGCATAAAAAAGAATAAAAAATATTTAAATAATGTTGCCATTGATGAGTTTACATTTAATAAATTAGATGTTATTGATAATGCCTTGGAAAACATGATTATGAATGAAAAGCAAGCATTGATAAGGAATTGTGTGGCCGAACTCCCTGAAGAAACGAGTGCGTTGCTCACATTATTTTATTTTGAGGATTTATCTTTAGATGAAATTTCTCAAATTACAAATATAGAAGCTAACACATTGAAAGTGAAGCTTTTTAGAGCACGAAAAAAATTGGCGGTTATTTTAGAGCAGTATTTACAACCTGAAAGCAGATTGAATTATGGAAAAGGATGA